The following proteins come from a genomic window of Takifugu rubripes chromosome 11, fTakRub1.2, whole genome shotgun sequence:
- the myo7aa gene encoding unconventional myosin-VIIa isoform X1 codes for MVILQQGDYVWLDLKSGREFEVPIGAVVKLCDSGQIQVTDDEGNEHWISPQNATNIKPMHPTSIHGVEDMIRLGDLNEAGILRNLLIRYREKLIYTNCGGRTYTGSILVAVNPYQLLPIYTADQIRLYTNKKIGEMPPHIFAIADNCYFNMQRNNRDQCCIISGESGAGKTESTKLILQFLAAISGQHSWIEQQVLEANPILEAFGNAKTIRNDNSSRFGKYIDIHFNKRGAIEGAKIEQYLLEKSRVCRQACDERNYHIFYCMLNGMTADEKKKLGLSRAGDYTYLTMGNCTTCDGRDDMKEYSNIRSAMKVLMFTEKENWEISKLLAAILHMGNLRYDARTYDNLDACEVVRSPHLTTSAALLEVDCKDLMNCLTSRTLITRGETVSTPLSMDQALDVRDAFVKGIYGRLFVWIVEKINAAIYKPMFSQPKYARRSIGLLDIFGFENFTVNSFEQLCINFANENLQQFFVRHVFKLEQEEYNLEHINWQHIEFTDNQDALDMIAIKPMNIISLIDEESRFPKGTDATMLNKLNFQHKLNSNYIPPKNNHETQFGIHHFAGVVYYETRGFLEKNRDTLYGDIIQLVHSSKNKFIKQIFQADVAMGAETRKRSPTLSSQFKRSLELLMRTLSVCQPFFVRCIKPNEYKKPMLFDRDLCVRQLRYSGMMETIRIRRAGYPIRYTFVEFVDRYRVLMPGVKPAYKQEDLKGTCQRISEVVLGRDDDWQMGKTKIFLKDHHDMLLEIERDKAITDKVILIQKVVRGFKDRSNFLKMRKSAVLIQKTWRGYQCRKNYGAMRAGFSRLQALVRSRKLCASYHVARRRIAYFQGRCRGFLVRWAFRRRLQAVITIQAYTRGMIARRLYKRLRGEYHRRLEAEKMRLAEEVKLRNQMSAKRAKAEAERNHQERLAQLAKEDAEREKKAREDARKKKEMVEQMEKARLEPVNDSDMVDKMFGFLGTTSSLPGQEGQAPAGFEDLERTHRELEEEDLDEALPLPEDEEEDLSEYKFAKFAATYFQGTTSYTYVRRPLKQPLLFHDDEGDQLAALAVWITILRFMGDLPEPKYHTAIIDGSEKIPVMTKIYETLGKKTYKRELQALQREGEIPQSDGHKKNSVRHKLVSLTLKKKSKITEEVTKRLNDGEYSLHGNSMLEDRPTSNLEKLHFIIGNGILRPALRDEIYCQICKQLSQNPSKSSHARGWILISLCVGCFAPSDKFVKYLRNFISNGPPGYAPYCEERLRRTFVNGTRTQPPSWLELQATKSKKPIMLPVTFMDGTTKTLLADSATTAKELCTALSDKVNLQDRFGFSLYIALFDKVSSLGSGNDHVMDAVSQCEQYAKEQGAQERNAPWRLFFRKEIFTPWHCPSDDLIATNLNYQQIIRGVKFGEYRCDRDELAELASQQYYIDYGSEVLLERLLSLIPSYIPDREISTSRTVEKWAHFIMAAHKKGIYAQKRFDPQKVKEEVVDFARHKWPLLFSRFYEAFKFSGPSLPKNDLIIAVNWTGVYFVDEQEQVLLELSFPEITAVSSSRGSKLQSQSFTLATIKGDEYTFTSNNAEDIRDLVVFFLEGLRKRSTFVVALQDNPNPIGEESTFLSFMKGDLIVLDQDTGEQVLNSGWAHGVNERSKQRGDFPADCVYVLPTMIRPQQELVALVTMTPAQRQESVRVSQLVLPESVDRVKPYTLEEFSYDYFRAPPKHTLSRVMVTKNRGKDKLWSCTREPLKQPLLKKVVNHEDLSQEACLSFIAIMKYTGDYPSKRTRSVNELTDQIFEAALKAEPLKDEIYSQIIKQLTDNHIKYSEEKGWELLWLCTGLFPPSNVLLPHIQRFLQSKKHHPLSGDCMQRLHKALRNGSRKYPPHLVEVEAIQHKTTQIFHKVYFPDDTDEAFEVESSTRAKDFCQNISTRLLLKSAEGFSLFVKISDKVISVPEGDFFFDFVRHLTDWIKKSRPATKDGIIPCLTYQVFFMKKLWTSTVPGKDSFADSIFHFYQELPKYLRGYHKCSREEVFQLAALIYRVKFEDDKSHFPTIPKMLRELVPQDLIRQMSPDDWKRSVVAYFNKQAGKSREEAKLMFLKIIYKWPTFGSAFFEVKQTTEPNFPEILLIAINKHGVSLIDPKTKDILTTHPFTKISNWSSGNTYFHITIGNLVRGSKLLCETSLGYKMDDLLTSYISQMLTTMNKQRSGRSQTK; via the exons CCTTTGGCAATGCCAAAACTATCCGCAATGACAACTCCTCTCGCTTCGGGAAATACATTGACATCCACTTTAACAAGAGAGGAGCAATAGAAGGAGCCAAGATAGAGCAGTACCTGCTGGAGAAGTCCAGAGTCTGCCGACAG GCCTGTGATGAGAGGAATTACCACATATTTTACTGCATGCTGAATGGAATGACTGCTgatgagaagaagaaactggGGCTAAGCAGGGCCGGCGACTACACCTACCTGACCATG GGCAACTGCACAACGTGTGACGGCCGCGATGACATGAAAGAGTACTCCAACATCCGTTCTGCTATGAAG GTGTTGATGTTCACAGAGAAAGAGAACTGGGAGATTTCGAAACTCCTGGCTGCTATTTTACACATGGGAAACCTTAGATATGATG CTCGCACCTATGACAACCTGGATGCTTGCGAAGTCGTCCGCAGCCCTCATCTGAccacttctgctgctctgctcgaG GTGGACTGTAAGGATCTGATGAACTGCCTCACCAGCAGAACTCTGATCACCAGAGGAGAAACCGTGTCCACTCCGCTCAGCATGGATCAAGCGCTGGACGTACGAGATGCTTTTGTCAAG GGAATTTACGGCCGTTTGTTCGTCTGGATCGTGGAGAAGATCAACGCAGCCATTTACAAGCCGATGTTCTCGCAGCCAAAATACGCCAGACGCTCCATCGGACTGCTGGATATCTTTGGCTTTGAGAATTTTACCGTCAACAG CTTCGAGCAGCTGTGCATCAACTTCGCCAAcgagaacctgcagcagttctTCGTGCGCCACGTCTtcaagctggagcaggaggagtacAACCTGGAGCACATCAACTGGCAGCACATCGAGTTCACCGACAACCAGGATGCTTTGGACATGATCGCCATCAAACCCATGAACATCATCTCCCTCATCGACGAGGAGAGCAGGTTCCCTAAG GGGACAGATGCCACAATGCTGAACAAGCTGAACTTCCAGCACAAACTCAACAGCAACTAcatcccccccaaaaacaaccACGAAACTCAGTTTGGCATCCATCACTTTGCGGGTGTGGTTTACTATGAGACTCGAG GCTTCCTGGAGAAGAACAGGGACACTTTATATGGTGACATCATTCAACTAGTTCATTCGTCGAAGAACAAATTCATCAAACAAATCTTCCAGGCCGATGTTGCTATG GGAGCCGAGACCAGGAAACGCTCGCCCACACTCAGCAGTCAGTTCAAGAGATCTTtggagctgctgatgaggaCTTTAAGCGTTTGTCAGCCGTTCTTTGTCCGCTGCATCAAGCCCAATGAATACAAGAAACCCATG CTGTTTGACAGGGACCTGTGCGTGCGTCAGCTGAGGTACTCTGGTATGATGGAGACTATTCGGATACGCCGTGCCGGATATCCCATCCGCTACACCTTTGTGGAGTTTGTGGACAGGTACAGGGTCCTCATGCCTGGAGTCAAGCCGGCATACAAACAG GAGGACCTCAAAGGAACCTGTCAGAGGATCTCAGAGGTGGTGTTGGGCAGAGATGACGACTGGCAGATgggaaagacaaaaatcttCCTCAAG GATCACCATGACATGCTACTGGAAATCGAGAGAGATAAGGCCATCACAGACAAGGTCATCCTCATCCAAAAGGTTGTCCGAGGCTTCAAAGACAG ATCCAACTTTCTGAAGATGAGGAAGTCAGCGGTGTTGATCCAGAAGACGTGGCGAGGGTATCAGTGTAGGAAGAACTATGGAGCT ATGCGAGCCGGCTTCTCTCGCCTTCAAGCCTTGGTTCGTTCCAGGAAGTTGTGTGCATCTTATCACGTGGCCCGTCGGCGAATCGCCTACTTCCAGGGTCGCTGCCGGGGCTTCTTAGTGCGCTGGGCTTTCAGGCGACGCCTGCAAGCCGTCATAACCATCCAGGCCTACACCAGAGGCATGATCGCTCGCCGGCTGTACAagaggctgagaggagag TACCACAGACGGCTGGAGGCTGAGAAGATGCGTCTTGCTGAGGAGGTCAAGCTGAGGAATCAGATGTCTGCTAAAAGAGCCAAGGCTGAAGCCGAACGCAATCACCAG GAGCGCCTGGCCCAGCTGGCCAAGGAGGACGCAGAGCGAGAGAAGAAGGCACGAGAGGACGCCCGCAAAAAGAAGGAGATGGTTGAACAGATGGAGAAAGCCCGTTTGGAGCCTGTCAACGATTCCGATATGGTGGACAAGATGTTTGGCTTTCTGGGGACCACGAGTTCGCTCCCAGGTCAAGAGGGTCAAGCCCCCGCCGGCTTTGAG GACTTGGAAAGGACTCAtcgggagctggaggaggaggacctggatgaggctcttcctctgcctgaggacgaagaggaagatTTGTCCGAGTACAAATTTGCCAAATTTGCCGCCACCTACTTCCAGGGAACCACCTCATATACTTATGTTCGACGGCCTCTGAAACAGCCTCTGTTGTTCCATGATGACGAGGGAGATCAGCTG GCTGCTTTAGCAGTTTGGATAACGATACTGCGCTTCATGGGAGACCTACCAGAGCCCAAATACCACACGGCCATCATCGACGGCAGTGAGAAGATCCCAGTCATGACCAAGATTTACGAGACGCTGGGAAAGAAAACCTACAAGAGAGAGCTGCAGGCACTGCAAAGGGAGGGGGAG ATTCCTCAGTCTGACGGCCACAAGAAGAACAGCGTTCGGCACAAACTGGTCTCGCTGACCCTGAAGAAGAAGTCCAAGATCACCGAGGAG GTTACCAAGCGCCTGAATGATGGCGAGTacagtctccatggcaacagcatgcTGGAGGACAGGCCAACTTCCAACCTGGAGAAACTCCACTTTATCATTGGCAACGGAATCCTGAGACCGGCACTGAG gGATGAAATCTATTGTCAGATCTGTAAGCAACTGAGTCAAAACCCGTCCAAAAGCTCTCATGCTCGGGGCTGGATCCTCATCTCTTTGTGTGTCGGCTGCTTCGCCCCTTCGGACAAATTCGTCAAG TACCTGAGGAACTTCATCAGCAACGGGCCCCCGGGGTACGCCCCGTACTGTGAAGAGAGACTGAGACGCACCTTTGTTAATGGAACAAGGACACAGCCTCCATcctggctggagctgcag GCAACTAAGTCAAAGAAGCCCATCATGCTGCCGGTGACATTTATGGACGGAACAACCAAAACTCTGCTGGCTGATTCAGCCACCACAGCCAAGGAACTTTGCACCGCCCTGTCTGACAAGGTCAACCTGCAGGACCGATTTGGCTTCTCTCTCTACATTGCACTATTTGACAAA GTGTCATCTTTAGGCAGTGGAAATGATCACGTGATGGACGCCGTGTCGCAGTGCGAGCAGTACGCCAAGGAACAGGGAGCCCAGGAGAGGAACGCCCCCTGGCGGCTGTTCTTCAGGAAGGAGATCTTCACGCCATGGCACTGTCCCTCCGATGACCTCATCGCCACCAACCTCAATTACCAACAGATCATCAGGGGGGTCAAATTTGGAGAATACCGCTGTGACAGG GATGAGCTGGCAGAACTGGCCTCTCAACAGTATTACATCGACTATGGTTCCGAAGTTCTCCTGGAGCGCCTGCTGAGCCTCATCCCCTCTTACATTCCTGACAGAGAGATCAGCACCTCCAGGACTGTGGAGAAGTGGGCTCATTTCATCATGGCTGCACATAAAAAG GGAATCTACGCTCAGAAGAGGTTTGATCCCCAGAAGGTGAAGGAGGAAGTGGTTGACTTTGCTCGTCACAAGTGGCCGCTGCTTTTCTCTCGTTTCTACGAAGCCTTCAAGTTTTCAG GTCCCAGTTTGCCTAAAAACGATCTGATCATTGCGGTCAACTGGACCGGAGTTTACTTTGTAgatgagcaggagcaggtgCTTTTGGAGCTCTCCTTCCCAGAAATCACTGCAgtttccagcagcag AGGAAGCAAACTGCAGAGTCAGAGTTTCACGTTAGCAACCATTAAAGGCGACGAGTACACCTTCACGTCCAACAACGCAGAGGACATCCGTGATCTGGTCGTCTTCTTCCTGGAAGGCCTCAGGAAGAGGTCCACGTTTGTGGTTGCACTCCAGGACAACCCCAACCCCA TTGGAGAGGAGTCCACGTTCCTGAGCTTCATGAAGGGAGACCTGATTGTGTTGGACCAGGACACAGGCGAACAGGTTCTGAATTCTGGCTGGGCGCACGGCGTCAATGAACGGAGCAAGCAGAGGGGAGATTTCCCAGCTGACTGTGTCTACGTCCTGCCCACCATGATCCGCCCTCAGCAGGAACTCGTG GCGCTGGTTACCATGACGCCAGCCCAGCGTCAGGAGTCGGTTCGCGTGTCACAACTTGTCCTGCCCGAGAGTGTTGACCGGGTGAAACCCTACACCCTGGAGGAGTTCTCCTATGATTATTTTAG GGCTCCTCCCAAGCACACCCTGAGCAGGGTGATGGTCACGAAGAATCGTGGGAAAGACAAGCTATGGAGCTGCACCAGAGAGCCGCTGAAGCAGCCGCTTCTGAAGAAGGTTGTCAACCACGAGGACCTGTCCCAGGAGGCCTGCCTGTCTTTTATAG CCATCATGAAGTACACAGGTGACTACCCATCCAAAAGGACGCGCTCAGTAAATGAGCTAACGGACCAGATCTTTGAAGCAGCCCTGAAGGCTGAACCACTCAAGGATGAGATCTACTCTCAGATTATCAAGCAGCTCACCGACAACCACATCAA GTACAGTGAGGAGAAAGGCTGGGAGCTGCTCTGGCTGTGTACTGGGCTCTTTCCTCCCAGTAACGTTCTGCTGCCGCATATTCAGCGTTTCCTCCAGTCCAAGAAGCACCACCCTCTGTCTGGAGACTGCATGCAAAGGCTGCACAAAGCTCTGCG aaatggaTCCAGGAAGTACCCCCCTCATTTGGTGGAAGTGGAGGCCATCCAACATAAGACCACGCAGATCTTCCACAAAGTCTACTTCCCTGATGATACAGATGAG GCCTTTGAGGTGGAGTCCAGCACCCGAGCCAAGGATTTCTGTCAGAACATCTCAACAAGGCTTCTGCTCAAATCTGCTGAAGGCTTCAGCCTCTTTGTGAAGATCTCAGACAAG GTAATCAGCGTACCAGAGGGGGATTTCTTCTTTGACTTTGTGCGACATTTGACAGACTGGATCAAGAAATCAAGACCAGCTACTAAAGACG GTATCATCCCGTGTCTGACCTACCAGGTGTTCTTCATGAAGAAGTTATGGACCAGCACCGTTCCAGGGAAGGACTCCTTTGCCGACTCCATCTTTCACTTCTACCAG GAACTGCCTAAATATTTGCGGGGCTATCACAAGTGCTCACGGGAAGAGGTCTTTCAACTTGCGGCCCTCATCTACCGAGTCAAGTTCGAAGACGACAAATCCCATTTTCCCACGATTCCTAAGATGCTTCGTGAGCTGGTTCCCCAGGATCTCATTCGCCAGATGTCACCAGATGACTGGAAACGG TCTGTGGTCGCATACTTCAACAAACAGGCTGGGAAATCACGAGAAGAGGCCAAACTGATGTTTCTGAAGATCATCTACAAGTGGCCTACCTTTGGTTCGGCCTTCTTTGAAGTGAAG CAAACCACAGAGCCCAACTTTCCAGAGATCCTGCTGATTGCCATCAACAAGCATGGAGTCAGCCTGATTGACCCGAAGACCAAG GACATCCTGACCACCCACCCCTTCACGAAGATCTCCAACTGGAGCAGCGGAAACACCTACTTTCACATCACCATCGGCAACCTGGTCAGAGGCAGCAAGCTGCTTTGTGAAACCTCACTG GGCTACAAAATGGACGACCTACTGACTTCTTACATCAGCCAGATGCTGACCACGATGAACAAGCAGCGTTCTGGGCGGTCTCAGACCAAGTGA